GCCGCAGCGCTGAAAGCGGCCCAGGCGCCGAACGGCAGCATCGCCAATGCCGTGGTGAGAATCGTGAATACGATGGCGTTGGGCACGCCCGCAATGAGATATCCGACGCCGATCAGCAGGCCTTCGCCGACGGCGACCAGCACCGTGCCGTTCACGGTGCCGCGCGTGGCATCGACCATCTTCTCCATCAAGCCCTCGCCGGCCTCTCCGAACAGCTTGTCGCATGTCTCGAGAATGCGGTTGGCGAGCAGGCGCCCGTTGCGGAGCAGGACGAACAGGGCGAGCAGCGAGAAGAGCAACAGGAACAGGCGGTGCAGCAATTGGGCGCCGAACGTCCGCAGCAGGTTCGACGCATCGTCCATGTTTACGCTCTTGAGCCAGGCCGCAGCGGCCTTCGGATCCGATAAATTGTCGCGCCACCATTGCTGCACGCCCTCGGCGGCGATCGGCAGGCGGGCGAGCCAATCGGGCACGTCGATCCCGCTCTCGCCGGCTTTCTTCATCCAGCCGACCAGCACGTCGCCCTGCTCGGCGATCTGATAGACCGCGAGTGCCATCGGCGTGAACAGAACGAGCGCCACGATGAGGGTGAACACCAGAGCCGCCGCCGCAGAAGGGCCGGACGTCATGCGCTTTGCGAATTTGGTGTAGAGCGGCCACAAGGTAATTGCCAGGATTGCCGACCATATCAGCGCCGGCAGAAAGCCGGCTGCCGTCCACAAGCCCAGCGCAGCCAGGGCGAGTGCAAGCGCGATGCGGGCATTCATCCGCGCGCTCGCACCCGAAGGAAGCGGCTTTCGGTCGGCGGTGCTCTCCTTCCGCGTGGGCGCAGGCGGCTTGGAGGCCACGGATTTCGCTCGGCCGGACATCGGATCAGGAGCTTTTGGCTGGCTGGGTCATCGCGGAAGGACAGGGCGCTGTAAGGCGGCGGGACGCAAGTGTGCTTCAAAGCCGCGGCGCGCCATTGGTTCCTATCGGGAAAAATTGGCAACGTATGTAACGCCGTGTGCATTCAAACGTGCATATGGCGAGCATAATGACAAATACACGTATTCATACGTGCCGGGAAATTAACGGAAGTTTTTGCCGCATTATCGCTTCATCAACCGTATCTGCCACCATCGGGGATTCGTCAGATGCGGCTTCTCTCCCTGCGTCTCACGCACAAGATCACGGCAATCGGCGTCGTCGGCGTCATTGGGGTCGTCCTGATCGGCGGCATCCACCTCTATGGCGAGAATGCGATGACGGTCTATCGCAACGCTGCCGAGAATGCGCGCGCAATCCAGGAGCTGAATAGCAGGATCGCCGTCGAGCTGCTCGAGGCGCGCCGCGCCGAGAAGGACTTCCTCCTGCGCAGCGATCCAACCAAGGCGCAGCGCCAGGCCGAGATCAGCAGACAGGTTTCCCTCGATATCGAAAAGCTCCGCGCCGGGATTGCAGCCCTCGGCAAGCCCGAGCTGGTCGCGAGGATCGACGCGATGACCGCATCGCTGAACACCTATCAGGCCCGTTTCGCCGCGGTGGTCGAGCAGAGACAGCGGCTCGGGCTCGACGAAAAGTCCGGTCTCGAAGGCCGCTTGCGGGCCTCGGTCCACGGCATCGAAACCAGGGTCGATGAGCTCCGGAATCCGTCGCTCAAGGTGACCATGCTGATGATGCGCCGGCACGAGAAGGACTTCATGCTGCGTCGCGACGCCAAATACGGCGACGACATCAGGAAGCGTGCGGCCGAGTTCGTGACCGGCCTCGACGACCCCTCCATTCCCGGCGCTGCGAAGGCCGAGTTGCGCCAGAAGCTCGCCGACTACCAGCGTGACTTCTCCGCCTGGATGGAAACCGCACTCGCTCTGGCGAGCGAACTGAAGGCGATGTCGGAGGCCTTCTCCGCGGTCGAGCCCGTCATCGAGCAGGTCTCGAAATCGGTCGACCAGATCCGCGCCGAAGCCGACCGGTTGAACGATGCCCAGCGCGACGGCATCCAATGGTGGATCGGCGTCGCGATCGCGCTGATCGCATCCGGCGTGCTCGGCCTCGGCATCTTTATCGGCCGCTCGGTCTCCAAGCCGCTGACGGCGATGCGGGCGGCGATGATCGAGCTCGCCAACGGCAATTTCGCCATCGTTCTGCCCGGACTCGGTCGTCCCGACG
The sequence above is drawn from the Bradyrhizobium amphicarpaeae genome and encodes:
- a CDS encoding AI-2E family transporter, whose amino-acid sequence is MNARIALALALAALGLWTAAGFLPALIWSAILAITLWPLYTKFAKRMTSGPSAAAALVFTLIVALVLFTPMALAVYQIAEQGDVLVGWMKKAGESGIDVPDWLARLPIAAEGVQQWWRDNLSDPKAAAAWLKSVNMDDASNLLRTFGAQLLHRLFLLLFSLLALFVLLRNGRLLANRILETCDKLFGEAGEGLMEKMVDATRGTVNGTVLVAVGEGLLIGVGYLIAGVPNAIVFTILTTALAMLPFGAWAAFSAAALILVSGGGSGFAAAGVFFWGAIVMFAGDHFVWPTLVGDSARLPFLLAFVGIFGGLAAFGLLGLFLGPVIMAALMVVWREWIFRPTVRDTAA
- a CDS encoding methyl-accepting chemotaxis protein, yielding MRLLSLRLTHKITAIGVVGVIGVVLIGGIHLYGENAMTVYRNAAENARAIQELNSRIAVELLEARRAEKDFLLRSDPTKAQRQAEISRQVSLDIEKLRAGIAALGKPELVARIDAMTASLNTYQARFAAVVEQRQRLGLDEKSGLEGRLRASVHGIETRVDELRNPSLKVTMLMMRRHEKDFMLRRDAKYGDDIRKRAAEFVTGLDDPSIPGAAKAELRQKLADYQRDFSAWMETALALASELKAMSEAFSAVEPVIEQVSKSVDQIRAEADRLNDAQRDGIQWWIGVAIALIASGVLGLGIFIGRSVSKPLTAMRAAMIELANGNFAIVLPGLGRPDEIGEIAQAVETFKVNAERKAQEEAEEKMRQDKLAAERRRADMIRMADDFEGAIGEIVETVSSAANELEASATSLTTTASRSTELAMLVEAASEEAATNVQSVASAAEELTASVHEISRQVQASARIAGEAVSQAGQTNDRVGELSRAAARIGDVVELISAIAGQTNLLALNATIEAARAGEAGRGFAVVASEVKALAEQTAKATGDIGQQISSIQVATEDSVGAIKTIGGTIERLSEISSTIAAAVEEQGAATGEISRNVQNAAAGTTQVSANISSVRQGATETGSASSQVLSAAQSLSNDSSRLKIEVSRFLETVRAA